In Mobula hypostoma chromosome 18, sMobHyp1.1, whole genome shotgun sequence, one genomic interval encodes:
- the si:ch1073-459b3.2 gene encoding growth arrest-specific protein 1, with amino-acid sequence MHRTVTLSWYSLAILACFRSVAGAQPVCWEALLRCQQEKDCKWAYSQYSAACEPFLKGLRRHCPSHCIGALVKLNQTQNGPDLENCDCDQDLQCRRAKRAIEPCMPRRYRGESDLGCTKARQRCEEETVCHGAMKDYLSNCGQLFNGRRCTPVCRSTIQYLLSIPSGILLNTCVCDGVERPFCEVVKENIQKFCSINGHSLLTATPDSDENYEYDDYEINRTDLKPQPTDPASNLSAARTCCSLLLVVLPGLWFL; translated from the coding sequence ATGCACCGGACAGTCACACTAAGTTGGTACTCGTTGGCGATACTGGCTTGCTTTAGGTCGGTGGCCGGGGCCCAGCCCGTGTGCTGGGAAGCTCTGCTCCGTTGTCAGCAGGAGAAGGACTGCAAATGGGCTTACAGCCAGTACAGCGCTGCCTGCGAGCCCTTCCTGAAGGGCTTGAGGAGGCATTGCCCCAGTCACTGTATCGGCGCCCTGGTCAAACTCAACCAGACCCAGAACGGGCCGGACCTGGAGAACTGTGACTGCGACCAGGACCTGCAGTGCAGGCGGGCCAAGCGGGCGATCGAGCCTTGCATGCCGAGAAGGTACAGGGGCGAGTCGGACCTGGGCTGCACCAAGGCAAGGCAGCGTTGCGAGGAGGAGACGGTGTGTCACGGCGCCATGAAGGACTACCTGTCCAACTGCGGGCAGCTGTTCAACGGGAGGAGGTGCACGCCGGTGTGCAGGAGTACCATCCAGTACCTCCTCTCCATTCCCAGCGGAATTCTGCTAAACACCTGCGTCTGCGACGGGGTGGAGAGACCTTTCTGTGAGGTGGTTAAGGAGAACATTCAGAAATTCTGTTCCATCAACGGCCACTCGCTTTTGACGGCCACGCCGGACTCGGACGAGAATTATGAATATGACGATTATGAAATAAACAGAACGGACCTAAAGCCGCAACCAACTGACCCGGCGTCCAACCTTTCCGCGGCGCGCACGTGCTGCTCCCTGCTCCTCGTCGTGCTCCCGGGCTTGTGGTTTCTATAA